The nucleotide sequence TAAGTGCATACTCTACTCCCCCAGATTCACCACGTTTAAGCCAGGTACATTATATCCTACGACATTGTTATTCTCATCTGGTTTCTTCAAACTttgtgttaatatatatatatatacaaggaagGACAAACCTATTATTCGATCGCAGGCCGAGAATTTGTCTCCCACATACAACAAGGAAGGTTTATTTGGTGAAGCTGCGGGGGATAACGTAAACGACAGTTTTGCACTGTCGGCCCATAGCCACAATCATCGTACGCCAGTAGACATCAATCAACCATTGGTCTGATTATCTCACCCTCATTTACggaattatatttatttccatCAGGGTTATCAGCGGTTCCTATTAAATATgctgttattttttatttctgtgAAAAGGAAGTTGCGGACAGGGAACATGGAGTCATGGACCCTTCGTTGATATGCCATCTTTCTCTCTAGGTCTAACGCAGGAAGGCCTCTTACATTGTAACCATGCTATTACTATGCCAGAGATTGTGACTGCAGTTCCAGAACCTATAGTAAAAGTTGTTGACAACATCGAAGATCCACAGCAGTGTCGGACAATTTATCAGGAAATAAGACTATTAGAAGaaaccatgaacaaccaatgaCAACGGATTCCAACATCGGTCTCTTACATTGTAATCATGCTATTACTATGCCCCTGCTTATTTCCTGATAAATTATGAACTGAATATCCGTTGTTAAAATGCTTATTTCCTGATAAGTTGTGAATTGAATATCCGTTGTTAAAGTGTTAAAGCGactataaatcatttttttttacatttttctccAGGTTGTGGATGTTCTAATGCAACTGGTTCAGTTTAATATTCATCAGCATTATCCTGCAAAGAGTCATCAAAGGACTGTCTTTCTTGACAGTAAATACGTTTCTGGAATCAGTAGGACCTATCCAAAGTTTTGTAAGAGCAGGAAAAAGCAGTCCTTCATTTTTCCTAAAGGAGTAGTTCAAGCTTTTTTGGATAGGGATGAGGCAAACTTGCAGGCTACCCGGTATTACTTTCCATTAAATGTTGGAAAGAAACATTGGGTAGGTATATGCGTGGATCGCAACTGTGGTAAAATTACAGTCCTAGATTGCAATACTTGCTTGTTCACTGATGAAAAGATTGAGAAGCATTTATATCCCCACTTGCATATGTTGCCATATATTGTGAGACTCTCAACCCGAGCTGTGGGAAGTGCTGAACCTAAGCGTTTTTCTGTTGAGCGACCAAAAAATCTGAGTCAAATCCAAAATCCATGTGACGACGGACTGATGTCTGTTCTGCTTATGTGTAGCCATGCTGTTTATGGTATTGAAGCATGCAAGAATATCAGTACTGATAGTCTCGTGGAAGAAGGAAAGAGTGCTGTGGTTCTCGCTTTTGAATATAAGGAGACTATGTAGTTTATGTATAATAAGGCCGTGCGATGCTGTTTGCTTATCGTTTGTAAAACTTGGATTTGAATCCTCCTCTTATTAGTTATGCTTGTACCTGATATTCTATTACAGACGTTTTATCTACTTTTCTTTGGTGAATAATGTATATAATTATCATGTATTTTCGTTCTAAAGATGATATTAGCGTAAccattatttttagttataacggGATATAGTTTAACCGCTTTAGTCATTATAATAGGTTTGTCcttccttgtatatatatatatatatatatatatatattaacacaaAGTTTGAAGAAACCAGATATTTTTTAATGTATCCAGTTTTGTCTACGTAACTACTATAtcgttatatatatatcgttataTCACTCTAATGCAGTTTACTCCCTCTTTCTTCTGTCACTTAAGCTGTCATCAATATAACAACTTATGTTCCATTAACTGACTTGGTTTTCGTTCTTTTATTTCCTAACGTCACGTTAAGTCATGCAAGTCTTATTACCCACTCCTATAAGTACATATTACTTGTTCGAAAACCTGCAAAATGCTCTGTAAGTTATAACCAGCTTGGCTTTCTTATTTATATTACAATCTCGGGCTTAGTACAATTCTGCCTCCAACCATTTCTTACAACAtattttacatcatttatataGTAAGATTTCTGATTCGCTGCATTCCGCCTTGCTTTTCAAACACCTTCATCATCCGAGATTTTCCAAACATGGTTATAGTTCATTATCTTCTTATATGGCAACATTGCATGTAGCTCGGTTGTGGCCGCTTCCCTTACAACGGCTACAAACATGTTTCTTCCTCGGGGCTTTCATCTGCAAAAATTCCACGTTATTAGAAAATTTCAGTGGGAGTAACATTTATTTAGTTACATATACATACCCTTATTTCGCCGGTTGATAATATGCGGCTTTTACGTGGTCGGCCTGGTGGGCGTTTGGTCGCTGGCGGGAGGACTTCCATATCAACTGCTCCAATGTTCCGATGTTCTCCGGTCATGTTGTTGCTTATTGGAAATATTTCATCCTTGTAAGCAGTTGCAAGACACTCCAAACTGTAAACTCCTGAAACCAGTGTTTCCACCCTCGTTTTGCTTTTAATTACCGCAGAAATGGCGTGTGAACAGGAGATCATGAGTGTTTGGAACACATTACAACTGCAACTTTTTACTGAAAGGTAAATGTGGAAAGATTCTCCTTCTTTGGTCCTCACttcatatttgaaattattaatCTTGCTTGCAAGCATTCCTCCGCTTTGTTCAAAATTTCCAGCTATTATCTCAAGCACACGTGGGGTGAAACTGCCGCTTCCATTGTTGGTAACATTACGTCTTTCCGAAAACCAATTCATCAGTTTTGATATTATAAACTCAACTAATGCTAGTATAGGATACTCCCTTGCTTCACGAAGAACAGAGTTCCAACTTTCTGCAATGTTGCTTGTCATTACGTCGTAACGCTTTCCACTGAAATGCACACGGGCCCAATGTTCGAAACCAATACCTTCTAGGTATTCAGCGCAGGATGCATTCATTAGCTTAATTTCGTTGAACGCACCATAGAAATCAGCAAGACAAAATGCCCGGGCGGCTTTCCCGACAAGGAACGAAAGATGCTTGTTTTTGAAATAAGTACGTATGTTACGCTTCAAATGCAAAATGCATGCACAATGTTGAGCTCCTGGGTAAACCTGGGCATTGACAGGAAAAAAAATTGTCTCAATATAATACATTGCtaaatcttatataaataagGTGTAAAAGCAGTATTATATTAGCGTAAGTAATATGCATCTCCCGTCTAACTTTGTCTCTTAAAGACATGTGATGTTTTTATAATCACTTCCTATAGTATCTCGACTAGCCGGACAGATTTTAAATGAGCAAAATGAAAGGCCCACCTTCGATATCCCATAGTAAATAGAGGAGTGCCGATCAGAAACAAATACAACGTCCTCGTTGTTTGGAATGAATTGCAATAACATTTTGAAAAACCACTCTCATGCTTTGTCGTTTTCACTATCGACAACACCCATTGCTAGTGGAAACACCTGATAGTTACCATCATGGGCAGAAGCAGTGAGTAAGCACCCACCATACTTACCTCGCATATGTGTTCCATCAATTATAATGACACTGCACATCTGCTTGAACCCACTTACAGAAGCCGCTAGCGCCAAAAACATGTATTTGAACATGTGACCAACTCCACCTTCGAATTCGGTTACCATTTCAGCAAGGGTTCCCGGGTTTGCAAGAACTAGTCTGTCAAGGTAGTCCGGCAACATCATATAAGATGCACATGACGATCCTTTCGCATAATCCAGTGCAACCTCTCTTGATTGCCAGGCTTTCCAGTAAGAGATGTTAACATCATGGTCACCTAGCATAACTTGCATAATTTCTTTCGGCCTTGGTGCACCTCCAATTCCAACATATCTTGACTTCATCAACTCTCCAATGACACCATGAGTGGCTTGTCGTTCATATCCTGCAATGTCAATTTATTCATAAATACAAGCGTCTATATTATCATATAATAAACAATTATTGCTAAGATAAGGAGTAGGAAGCAACACGCGTAATCTATTAACGTTATTGTGGACTAAGATctctaacaaaacaaatataaggGCAAAATTCATAAAAAGCTTTAGAAAACAAGTTTACACTTCACTCCCTTTCTTTAACGTAATTCTATATTCAAACTAGATTATTCATGTAGCGAATAAAGTTCAATGTTTGATAAggctattttaatatttaccaaCGCGATCATCTACGGAACAGGTGTGTTGTAATTGTGCTTTTCGGACTTCAAACTTCTCGAGAGTTTTCATTTTCGTCGCATAGACTCGCCACTGGCATGTTCCACTTATGCATTCCATCACCATTCCTTCTGGTGAAGAGCGTGTGTTCCTGAACCTGAATTTTTTTTCGCAAAGCATAAACGACCATATGTTGTTTGAAGTGTTCCTTATTTTTAAACACGATTCCTTCGTATAGATCGTCCAGTGCAATTGTTTGGTTTCCTACAAAGTTTGTGTGTGTCTCGCAAATTAGTGGTGGTcaagtaaaaatatttcaaacatATTTTACATTGATATTTTACATTACAAAAGATGGCAGATATTAAACATTGCATCGTTCATTGACGATTAAACCAAAAAAGGGATCACCCACTACAGCTATTTTACAAAGCTTCAGacaacttatttatttataggaTTTTAAAAGAAGGGATCAGGCCCAAACCCGCCGCTGTCCCCGTCGGCCTCTGAGTCCGAGTCCTCTATTTCAATGATAGCTTTGCTTGCAGAGGTGTTATTCATTCCAAGCCCAAGTGTGAGATCGAGGCATGGATCGCCATGGTTACGTGTCGTTGTACGTGTGCCACCATCGCCCTGTTGGGTTAACGGTGCTGAACTAAGGTTTTGTATGGGTGCAGCATCCTCTCCTGCATGGTCAATGAAAACTATACACTTAACAATaattatttatacaaatttagGAGATATATACAAAGTTATGTAACTCTGTCTTACTACAACCTTGCTCCAGTGCTTGGGAGATGTTGATGACAGTTTCTCCTATTGGTATCGGTGGAGCTACCCCACGGTTATTGTCAACGTTGTTTAAACCATCTGACGATCCTGTGTAAGAAGCCTCATCATCATGAACAACTAGAACAGTCGTTGGTGTTGTTGGTGCATTCACCCTGAGATTTGGACCAATGGGAAGGCCTAACGCACCATTAGTTGGAGGCGGGGCTGCCGTCACATTCACTTCATAGTTCGGCTGCATCTCCGAAATTCCATTCGCATCAAAGTGTTCCTCTGTCACCTCTTCCTCTATAGGAGGTAAACTTGGGATTTGGTTAAGAGGTTCAACCTCCAGGGGAATTCCATGGCGTTGTACATTCCGAGGTGTTAAATTGGGAAAAGCACGGTGGAGATTATCAACATCAATTGGTTCACCATGTAAAACTGAAAGTGAAGATGAAATAGCGTCAGCAACATAAGTGTAATTTCTCATAcgttttccaatttttttagaaaacagtTGGATAATAATAGTGTTGGTCATAATACAACATTTCTTTGGCCGCATGTTTGATTTCTAAAGTGTTACTGTCTCGGTAGACTTCACTTTCTAATCTGTTAGACATATCCATATTTAATATATTCGACGGTGTAAATGATCAATGTTGGTtgagtttttaagaaatacctTCTTCGGTTGGCGCATGGTTCCTTCCCTCGTCAATATAGATGGTATCACCATCCTGTATGGCAATCATATCATCGACAGTCAAACGTGGAAGTGCAGCCCTTTCTTCAGGAGTTGGGGCATATACCATATCTATCTCAAGAGCAACACGATAGACAATGAGTAGTTGAGGTTCATTGAACAACAACTCCAACATAGACTGGCTACAGACGATCGGGTGTCCTCCAACGAGTTCTGAATAGGGATGTTACAGTGGGTTTGTACCCATGGGTTTACCCAAACCCATAAGTATTGGGCTGGGTTTTTACCCTGAAATAGATAGATGAGTTTAGTATGGGTTATTAATTTTagagaatatattaatttgggtAAACCCAATAGGGTAATTGGGTACCCacagacttaaaaaaaaaaaatacgtcGTCGTTTGTTATGTCGTCCCTCTCAAATCTGGAAAACGAAGTTTGTCTCTCTCAAATCTCAATTAAGCTGCGTCCTCTTCGTCTCTCTCAGGTTATCTCTCTCTCAcacgttctctctctctctctctctcacgttctctctatctctctcacgttttctctctctctctcacgttctctctctctctctctcacgttctctctatctctcttgttttgattttgattgttCTCTTGTCTCAGGGAAGAAACATCATCAGGTTTTGATTCTGATTGTTCGCTTGTCTCTGCAGCAAACCCGTTATCAGGTTTCCTCTCTAACTCTCTTCTCTAGCTTCTTTTGATAGTGAAAGAAAACTAGTGTTGTTGATGAAAAATTTGGGTATTATTGAATGTGTTCGTCGAAATGTCCCAAAGAGAATCTctcttgttttatataaaactattttgcCCAATTCGTTATTGAAGCATAGTTGTAGAAAATTAGCTCGTGTTCATTTGAAAAAATTGtggaaaatttacattttttaagaGTTGAAAGAAGACCCTTTTAGTGTAGAAGCTAAAGTATATGTAGAATGTTATGGTATGTTACTGTGTTTGCTTGATCTCTTTGCATATGTACTTAAACATCAACTTCTCTTTGTATATGTAGATGGAATCCTAGTCAGTGAGAGTACTTGCAGAACTTGAAGAGCAACTGGATATGGACAGAGAGGAGAATGAAGCTGAACTTCAAGGAGCCCACAGTGAAACTCAAGTGACTCAACCAACAAAAATGGTATTTCAGTCTAACAAACGCTTAAAGGCTGATGTTTGGAAGGAATACATACTGGTAGGTGTAGGGATAGATGGAAAGAACAGAGGGCGTTGCATTTATTGCTGTAAGGAGTTAGTAATAGAAGTTAAGAATGGAACATCATCTTTGAAACGGCATTTAGAAATCTGTCCAGTGAAGCCTGAAAGTGATGGCAATGCTGAAAGGAAGTATGATCACAAAGTAAATCGCGAAATGACTAGTGAGCTTATTATCTATCATGATTTGCCTTTTCGGTATGTGGAGTACGAGAAGGTTAGGGAAAGAGATAAATATCTGAACCCAAAGTGTGTGCCTATATGCCGACAAACCGCTGCTGCTGATGTCTTCAGGAAATATGAGATGGAGAAAGCAAAGCTCAAAAGACTTTTTGTAAATCTCAAAATTC is from Brassica napus cultivar Da-Ae chromosome A4, Da-Ae, whole genome shotgun sequence and encodes:
- the LOC106448146 gene encoding uncharacterized protein LOC106448146, giving the protein MNASCAEYLEGIGFEHWARVHFSGKRYDVMTSNIAESWNSVLREAREYPILALVEFIISKLMNWFSERRNVTNNGSGSFTPRVLEIIAGNFEQSGGMLASKINNFKYEVRTKEGESFHIYLSVKSCSCNVFQTLMISCSHAISAVIKSKTRVETLVSGVYSLECLATAYKDEIFPISNNMTGEHRNIGAVDMEVLPPATKRPPGRPRKSRILSTGEIRMKAPRKKHVCSRCKGSGHNRATCNVAI